One segment of Pelecanus crispus isolate bPelCri1 chromosome 2, bPelCri1.pri, whole genome shotgun sequence DNA contains the following:
- the SGO1 gene encoding shugoshin 1 isoform X2, translating to MAEYLKKPFKDSLGDIKERMKEKRNQKWMRLGKISQLSTVKGKIATNSSMQMKSIQANNRALAQALQEEKLKLRDAQATILHLRQEYQDLKVQMFDLQRNLRFEQAQGHDENRLSALNEIISKVSQNLLDSIDLLSPAKNLCSIGVNQGVLSSVLENSSSVVGQIRSVGLLRCADGDDQVLPSGMEANSDRNELAHSVSEICEESDNAISLIKIVPDKGRTSDFHLDNIGSELENVSSSGDDGFGNVLPKSVSTRRRYSKMRNHDELCTGVLDHSEATDSIKELSKWDEIRLEESLEKCTVENINSDISQLNENKRECKSREGSQVRKEKHRKGKLEWPKSTSRQRPKKRKVKEASKEKLDFLGGSSDAYDFHFEESVHVTPFRQNKVNDTDTGVDDEDDLSEKNTTESSDVEEDSDDSLYEPYKSKSKKRNSVDKKDTSPVHARRRSKRCLAQREQELHNEKETESNKSSDKSIRQPSEPSRGHLCDVTNTASLLPSTGSATIVPEGELPRSPKRKRSCTLTVSYKEPSIAGKLRRGDPFTDTNFLNSPIFKQKKDAKPRSHKKESLSKYNEKFVGCR from the exons ATGGCTGAATACTTGAAAAAGCCCTTCAAAGACAGTCTGGGTGATATAAAAGAGcgaatgaaagagaaaagaaatcagaaatggATGAGGTTGGGTAAAATTAGCCAGCTCTCCACTGTAAAGGGCAAAATAGCAA CCAACAGCTCCATGCAAATGAAGAGCATCCAAGCAAACAACAGAGCTCTAGCTCAGgctttgcaagaagaaaagctcAAACTGAGGGATGCCCAGGCTACCATTCTTCATTTAAGGCAAGAGTATCAAGATCTGAAGGTTCAGATGTTTGACTTGCAAAGAAATCTTAGGTTCGAGCAAGCACAAGGACATGATGag AACCGACTGTCAGCCTTGAATGAGATAATTTCAAAAGTTTCTCAGAATTTACTGGACTCAATTGATCTCCTTAGCCCAGCAAAGAATTTGTGTTCCATAGGTGTA AATCAGGGAGtgctttcttcagttcttgAAAATAGTTCCAGTGTCGTAGGACAAATACGTTCAGT AGGACTTCTACGGTGTGCTGATGGAGACGATCAAGTACTTCCAAGTGGGATGGAGGCTAATAGCGATAGAAATGAGCTGGCTCATTCTGTGTCGGAGATCTGTGAGGAATCTGACAATGCCATTTCCTTAATCAAAATAGTTCCAGACAAAG GACGAACATCTGATTTTCATCTGGACAACATAGGGTCAGAGCTGGAAAATGTTTCCTCAAGTGGAGATGATGGATTTGGTAATGTGTTACCAAAAAGTGTGTCCACCAGGCGTCGCTATTCAAAGATGAGAAATCACGACGAACTTTGCACTGGTGTCTTGGACCATTCTGAAGCAACTGACTCAATAAAAGAGCTTTCTAAATGGGATGAAATTAGACTTGAGGAAAGTCTAGAGAAGTGTACTGTAGAAAACATAAATTCTGATATTTCTCAGTTGAACGAAAACAAG CGTGAGTGTAAAAGCAGAGAAGGCTCTCAAGTAAGGAAAGAGAAGCATCGGAAGGGAAAACTGGAATGGCCTAAAAGTACATCCAgacaaagaccaaaaaaaagaaaggttaaagAGGCTTCCAAAGAAAAGTTGGATTTCTTGGGTGGCTCCAGTGATGCTTATGACTTTCATTTTGAAGAGAGCGTCCATGTTACGCCTTTTCGACAAAATAAGGTGAATGACACAGATACTGGTGTGGATGACGAAGACGACTTATCTGAAAAGAATACCACTGAGTCAAGTGATGTTGAAGAAGATTCAGATGATAGCCTCTATGAGCCTTACAAGAGTAAATcgaaaaaaagaaattcagtggaCAAGAAAGATACATCGCCAGTCCATGCACGGCGAAGGTCTAAAAGATGTTTGGCACAGCGTGAGCAGGAACTCCATAATGAAAAAGAGACTGAAAGCAATAAATCAAGTGACAAGTCTATTA GGCAGCCTTCTGAGCCATCTCGTGGTCATCTTTGTGATGTTACCAATACAGCTTCATTGCTCCCCAGCACCGGGAGTGCAACTATTGTCCCAGAAGGTGAACTACCACGATCTCCAAAACGCAAGCGAAGCTGTACTCTTACTGTGAGCTATAAAGAACCAAGTATTGCAGG gaaactCAGGAGAGGAGATCCATTTACAGATACAAATTTTCTGAATTCTCCcattttcaagcagaaaaaagatgCCAAACCCCGTTCTCATAAGAAAGAATCTCTGTCAAAATACAATGAGAAATTTGTTGGTTGTCGTTGA
- the SGO1 gene encoding shugoshin 1 isoform X1 has protein sequence MAEYLKKPFKDSLGDIKERMKEKRNQKWMRLGKISQLSTVKGKIATNSSMQMKSIQANNRALAQALQEEKLKLRDAQATILHLRQEYQDLKVQMFDLQRNLRFEQAQGHDENRLSALNEIISKVSQNLLDSIDLLSPAKNLCSIGVNQGVLSSVLENSSSVVGQIRSVGLLRCADGDDQVLPSGMEANSDRNELAHSVSEICEESDNAISLIKIVPDKGRTSDFHLDNIGSELENVSSSGDDGFGNVLPKSVSTRRRYSKMRNHDELCTGVLDHSEATDSIKELSKWDEIRLEESLEKCTVENINSDISQLNENKVGSEMMLRWIDSETALFNLNNNSDLKQRECKSREGSQVRKEKHRKGKLEWPKSTSRQRPKKRKVKEASKEKLDFLGGSSDAYDFHFEESVHVTPFRQNKVNDTDTGVDDEDDLSEKNTTESSDVEEDSDDSLYEPYKSKSKKRNSVDKKDTSPVHARRRSKRCLAQREQELHNEKETESNKSSDKSIRQPSEPSRGHLCDVTNTASLLPSTGSATIVPEGELPRSPKRKRSCTLTVSYKEPSIAGKLRRGDPFTDTNFLNSPIFKQKKDAKPRSHKKESLSKYNEKFVGCR, from the exons ATGGCTGAATACTTGAAAAAGCCCTTCAAAGACAGTCTGGGTGATATAAAAGAGcgaatgaaagagaaaagaaatcagaaatggATGAGGTTGGGTAAAATTAGCCAGCTCTCCACTGTAAAGGGCAAAATAGCAA CCAACAGCTCCATGCAAATGAAGAGCATCCAAGCAAACAACAGAGCTCTAGCTCAGgctttgcaagaagaaaagctcAAACTGAGGGATGCCCAGGCTACCATTCTTCATTTAAGGCAAGAGTATCAAGATCTGAAGGTTCAGATGTTTGACTTGCAAAGAAATCTTAGGTTCGAGCAAGCACAAGGACATGATGag AACCGACTGTCAGCCTTGAATGAGATAATTTCAAAAGTTTCTCAGAATTTACTGGACTCAATTGATCTCCTTAGCCCAGCAAAGAATTTGTGTTCCATAGGTGTA AATCAGGGAGtgctttcttcagttcttgAAAATAGTTCCAGTGTCGTAGGACAAATACGTTCAGT AGGACTTCTACGGTGTGCTGATGGAGACGATCAAGTACTTCCAAGTGGGATGGAGGCTAATAGCGATAGAAATGAGCTGGCTCATTCTGTGTCGGAGATCTGTGAGGAATCTGACAATGCCATTTCCTTAATCAAAATAGTTCCAGACAAAG GACGAACATCTGATTTTCATCTGGACAACATAGGGTCAGAGCTGGAAAATGTTTCCTCAAGTGGAGATGATGGATTTGGTAATGTGTTACCAAAAAGTGTGTCCACCAGGCGTCGCTATTCAAAGATGAGAAATCACGACGAACTTTGCACTGGTGTCTTGGACCATTCTGAAGCAACTGACTCAATAAAAGAGCTTTCTAAATGGGATGAAATTAGACTTGAGGAAAGTCTAGAGAAGTGTACTGTAGAAAACATAAATTCTGATATTTCTCAGTTGAACGAAAACAAGGTAGGTTCAGAGATGATGTTGAGGTGGATTGATTCTGAAACTGCACTGTTCAACTTAAACAATAATTCTGATCTTAAACAGCGTGAGTGTAAAAGCAGAGAAGGCTCTCAAGTAAGGAAAGAGAAGCATCGGAAGGGAAAACTGGAATGGCCTAAAAGTACATCCAgacaaagaccaaaaaaaagaaaggttaaagAGGCTTCCAAAGAAAAGTTGGATTTCTTGGGTGGCTCCAGTGATGCTTATGACTTTCATTTTGAAGAGAGCGTCCATGTTACGCCTTTTCGACAAAATAAGGTGAATGACACAGATACTGGTGTGGATGACGAAGACGACTTATCTGAAAAGAATACCACTGAGTCAAGTGATGTTGAAGAAGATTCAGATGATAGCCTCTATGAGCCTTACAAGAGTAAATcgaaaaaaagaaattcagtggaCAAGAAAGATACATCGCCAGTCCATGCACGGCGAAGGTCTAAAAGATGTTTGGCACAGCGTGAGCAGGAACTCCATAATGAAAAAGAGACTGAAAGCAATAAATCAAGTGACAAGTCTATTA GGCAGCCTTCTGAGCCATCTCGTGGTCATCTTTGTGATGTTACCAATACAGCTTCATTGCTCCCCAGCACCGGGAGTGCAACTATTGTCCCAGAAGGTGAACTACCACGATCTCCAAAACGCAAGCGAAGCTGTACTCTTACTGTGAGCTATAAAGAACCAAGTATTGCAGG gaaactCAGGAGAGGAGATCCATTTACAGATACAAATTTTCTGAATTCTCCcattttcaagcagaaaaaagatgCCAAACCCCGTTCTCATAAGAAAGAATCTCTGTCAAAATACAATGAGAAATTTGTTGGTTGTCGTTGA